In one window of Gouania willdenowi chromosome 8, fGouWil2.1, whole genome shotgun sequence DNA:
- the chchd5 gene encoding coiled-coil-helix-coiled-coil-helix domain-containing protein 5 isoform X2, producing the protein MDITAKYCHKEMEAYGSCVASNPSTWQHTCHKLKMDVAQCTSSHPVIQKIRQDCSKQFVEFERCLRENADTPASCSPQVARFLSCAETVDLSGVAINPMPSPS; encoded by the exons ATGGATATCACTGCAAAGTACTGCCATAAAGAAATGGAAGCTTATGGCTCGTGTGTAGCTTCCAACCCATCAACGTGGCAACATACGTGTCACAAGCTGAAAATGGACGTTGCTCAGTGCACTTCATCACA CCCAGTGATCCAGAAGATCAGGCAGGACTGCTCCAAGCAGTTTGTAGAGTTTGAGCGCTGCCTGAGAGAAAACGCGGACACACCTGCCTCCTGCTCTCCACAAGTGGCACGCTTTCTGAGCTGTGCAGAAACCGTGGACCTCAGCGGAGTGG CTATAAATCCCATGCCTTCCCCATCGTAG
- the chchd5 gene encoding coiled-coil-helix-coiled-coil-helix domain-containing protein 5 isoform X1 — protein MQAAMDITAKYCHKEMEAYGSCVASNPSTWQHTCHKLKMDVAQCTSSHPVIQKIRQDCSKQFVEFERCLRENADTPASCSPQVARFLSCAETVDLSGVAINPMPSPS, from the exons AT GCAGGCTGCTATGGATATCACTGCAAAGTACTGCCATAAAGAAATGGAAGCTTATGGCTCGTGTGTAGCTTCCAACCCATCAACGTGGCAACATACGTGTCACAAGCTGAAAATGGACGTTGCTCAGTGCACTTCATCACA CCCAGTGATCCAGAAGATCAGGCAGGACTGCTCCAAGCAGTTTGTAGAGTTTGAGCGCTGCCTGAGAGAAAACGCGGACACACCTGCCTCCTGCTCTCCACAAGTGGCACGCTTTCTGAGCTGTGCAGAAACCGTGGACCTCAGCGGAGTGG CTATAAATCCCATGCCTTCCCCATCGTAG